The Anolis carolinensis isolate JA03-04 chromosome 2, rAnoCar3.1.pri, whole genome shotgun sequence genome contains the following window.
TGAAATAACCTTCATAAACATCCTTGGTGCTCTGACAAGGCTGAACGGGAGGACAGagaattggtaggtttggtcaaGGACCTTGAAGGCTAGGAAGCGCCTGTTGAGCTTTATGATGGAAATGTGGAAGTAAGTGTCCCATAAATCCATGGAAGTGAAGTAGTCTCCCTTTTGTAGGAGTGGGAGGATAGGCGCTATGGTCACCATGTGGAATTTTGAGGCATGGATGAATATGTTTAAAGTTCTGAGGTCTAAGATGGGTAGGAGGCCTCCTCCTCTTTTTGGAATGGTAAAATACCTGGAAAAGAAAGTGTGCAGGTCCTGTTCTGAAGGAGAACGAAGGATGGCACCTTTGGAGAGGAGGATGTTTACTCCTCGAGGATTTCAATAGAAGAGTAAGTGTGGAGGACCTGTCCGTTAGTGGAAGTTCTTCGAATGCCAAAGCATAGCCATCTGTCACAATTTTGAGTACCCATGCATCTGAGGTAATATTTTGCCAGACTGCTGCGAAAAAGGTGAGGCGGTTGCCAAATTGAAGGTTTtgcggtgtcaggacccaggccgcagagcaccaataaccatgcgcagagaccagaatctatctaatatctttattaaaggaatatataaagtcaataaaaacaggtgaagaataaagttcagaagtagacctttcaggaaaggtcaaatatagtccagaaaagcaatgtccaatatgtgatattagaatccaaagttataatccaataaccgaaacacacactttgcaaaGCAAAGTGtagggaaatgacaaggtcctttagtccaatggagcttgacaacaaggctggaaaacaaactagattcttggcaaacaagacttgatacgaggcaacaagaagcaagaagcaagaacaaggtccgtggcgaggtccgaagaacaaggcaggcttggaactagaacaaggtcctggaaacaaggaactggagttgcgtagtccacacacgatcttactcccgaagctgacgaattgactccgcaagggtctccttgcggtaaaacagctatataggatcttgttttcccgccaaggaacactttccctggggaacaagaaatgaaacccaagctgtgtccagatgcatgactccttaagatttcccaagggaaacaggcttaatcagctaattgtctggcagcgattctggcgcttcggcgcttcgcctccctagcgcctctatctcgattataattatcccggcgagagaacgggggagaattctgcccaaggcttgtttggctgacttcttgagggcaaacatcctgcaggtgcaggggctccgattctggctgaatcggtgggaaaccaaagttttcctcttcgtctgccacaatagtactaggaacgggactacatggcccatgagacatcacagcggCTGGGTTGGCATGGCCGTTTGATGGGTGAAGGCAGCAGTGGTAGGCCAAGGTAAGACAGCATTGAGGGGTAAGGCATCAAACTTGGTGCCTTGACTGATTGTTATTGTTCGAAGCAGTATGGCCTCGCTGCTTTTGGACCTGGTGGTGCTTCCTCTGCTGGCGATGCTGGTTTGATTGTCCTTGCCTTACAGGTTGTCTGTAGCCCTGGTTGGGGAAGGACTGGTGGGGGAATCTTCGGTACCATGGTGGATACTAGCTTTTGCGCTGGGCATGGGACTGCTGAACCCCACACTTAGCTGCCAGAATCTTAAAATCTTGAATCTTAAAATTTTCATTGCTACAGAGGATGGCGGAGCTCCCAGGTGGGATCGAACTGAAGCTGCGGAAACCACAGAGCTCGACGTCAATGAGGAGCCTACCTTGCTCGAACAGGTCGACACCATGGTTGTTGTCACTGTGCATGGGGCTTTCGAGGGTCTCAAGGCCTTCAAGGTTTTTGAGACCTTAGAAGAGGTCAAGGCCATCGCGGTTGTTGGGCCAAGGTGGAGGTCGAAGGCGCTGGAACCAAGGACCTCTGATAAAGGAGTGCCTTCAGGCAAGCCACTCGGTTTTTTCTCGCCTGAGCCGTGAAGGCGAGGCAGTGGCGGCACAACCTGACAACATGGCCTTCTTCTAGGCAGAGGAGGCACTTAATGTGGCCATCAGAGTCAGGAATTTTTGCTGAACATTGTGTGCACCTTTGAAAGCACGTTGTTGACATGGGAAGTTTCCAACGTGAACCTTGCGgtggaaaaaaggaactggggagctgGTGCCAGGGGctggcttttattttattttatttaaaagattCAGCTTGGAAGATTTTCCGCTGGAACCTGTGCAGGCGCAGTtatctccactagtgtgcattcacagagtacacgaagaaaaaacaagTTTGTGCGACTAGTTTGAGCAAATTCTGTTGCTACTCACAGTGGATTAGTACATTGAGCCAAACAGCTGTAATTTTCCTGGATTACCACATTTTTGCCAAATCATTGCCCTCTTCCCACTCCTTTTCTATTTATTCAGTCTTTTCTTCATTTACTAGCATTTTTCTTAAGTTCTTTGTGCTACTGATTGTTCAAATCTGTTACTTTGATGAGTTGCATTAGAGGTTGATTTTGGGGGTAGGAGCACCAGAGCTTTATCCAGGCTAAGATATGGCAGTGCTAACAAAGCAGGGCACACATATTTGATTTACtaaggctattttattttatcactGTACAGTGTTATCTGGGAAAGACAGTCACAAAGAGTTCCTCAAGCTCCATGGGTTcctctctttttattctttctaGGTTCAGCTTCTCCCAGCATCACCCCTCATCATAATCCTCTGATTGTGGCCCAAGGAGACCCAGTGAGCCTCCTTTGCTCTGGGAATGCCACCATAAAGTGGGTTGGCATGGAGAAGAAGGCTAAAGTCGAGGTGTACAACAATGGCACCCTCCATATACCCAAGGCCTCCTGCAAGAATATGGGAAACTACCAGTGCGTCTTTGACAACAGCACTGATGAGGAGCCTGCCTCTGTATACCTCATTGTGAGAGGTAATTAAATCTATCTGTATCCATAAATAGTTCTAATATTTCAGCCTTTGTTCCTATCATACACTACTATAGCAAGACTTGGATTTGTGCAGCCATCCAAATATTATTGGACTACCATTTCCAACTATATAGGGCAGCTGCATGATTTCCCAAATCACTAGCCATAGCATGTCCTAAAGCATTATCAGTTGCATAGAAGTtgattttggactacagctaccAGAATTTCAGAGCAAGTAACCTTCAATATTCTCATATAAACACAATGTGTGCCTAGGATAAatgctatttattttttgttttttaatttcacATGAGTAAAAAATGAGCAGAAAAGGGAAATGGTCCTCTCCCTGGCCTGGATAGTGAAAACACATGACTTAGAAAATCTGTTTTAGGATCAGCATGGACACGTAAACAGCATGGAATGCTAGTAGTGAGATTAATTGTgcactgaattttgccacacACAGAACAGTTTAATTGCAACAAATTCATGTGGCATGTTCATCAGAGTTCTGACTAGAACTGAAATTAGCTTGGCTAGATATGCACTTGTTCTTTGCCAGAGGTATAACCTTACTGGCAAACAGCTTGACTAAATTTGTTGACAAAATGTAAAATTGGTTCCTCTCCTTGCTAATTGTTTATTGTTCTTTGTCtattgcttttattattgttgtatctGTTGATTGTTGTAAGCTGgcccgagtcccttcaaggagaggggggcagggtataaataaagttatttatttatttatttatttatttattatttaccatttTGCCATGTGGCTCCCATATTTTGTGATAACTGCCAATGTATTCCAAGTAACGGTCTACACAACAACCACATGTTGCTTCCTTATAAGTCCCTAACCTTCTTTTTTCATCCCCAGATCCTACAACACCATGGTGTCTTCCCAAGAAGAACTTTGAAGTGATAGAAGGCCGTGATGCATTGCTCCCATGCCTCATCACTGACCCAGGATTCACAAGCAATGTTACCCTTATGAAAAATGAAGAGTCAATACACTCTTCAAGGGTCTCTTTCAAGGCTCAAGAGGGAATACGTTTACGCAGAGTAGGCATGGATGATAACGGCTGGTACAAGTGCCGGGCTCTTGTTCAAGGACAGTGGGTGCAGTCACCCAAAATTGGCCTTATTGTTAaaggttttattatattttattacatttttacttATTTCTTTGTAACTGCTCACTGTATTGTTTTAGCTTTTGGGAGCTATTGTAAATGCCAGTTTTGAGGGaaaaacaggataaaaaaataaaatagttagGAATGTAAAAATGATGAAGTAGAATATTTATGAAATTTAGAGAGCCATATATGCCAGGCATAATGGTTTTATTTGCAGATGTGGTCATCTCAGGAGACAGATTCTAAGACAAAGAAAGTGAAGGTTTCAGAAATATCAAGACGTGCAAATTGATATTCAGCATATCTGGGAAATGAAACAATTGGGATTCCAGCATTGAATAGTGCTCTGGGAGCAATTCCAAACATGTCCCAAGGGCCAAAGGATTGTCCCATGCTTATACACAAAACACAAGTGGTTCTAAGAAGTACATACCTTATCTCTATTCAAAGCGAGAAAAGGCAATGAGCAAACAAATAAAAGAACCCCTTTTTCCTACATGTATAagttgcttttctcccatggtggCACTTAGAGCATCTAaccagaaaataaaaacaaaaaaggtacagtgaaaaagaaaaaaatcctctATAAATTGCAGTATTAAACTAgaacttagctttaaaatatgtatattgaCAAAAAAGCAGAGTGCTCTCATTAAAAGTAAGTTAGTTGTATAATTAAATCATAAAGTAATATACCTCTTCTCCGCCTAAACAAAGAGTGAGGGAACCCAACCCAAagatttaataaaaaaataatttcttgctgcaaactgcaacaataacgcaatttaaaataattacataATAATCAGGTTAATGGACAGAACAACAATGGGTTTGTCACATTACTTCCATTCATTATTGTATAAACAAGCACATGGTATATCTGAGGAGTAGTGAATTGGAAACCTCTAACAGATAATTTACATACCTCATTAAACTACATATTCTTAGATTCCATACAATGGGTCAATTTTAAGTAAATGGCATGAAATCAATGAGATCTGATAAAATTCTGGACTGTGTGACAGTAAGGTAAAATATGATCCATAGCACAAAAAAATTAGGATCAATTTATCACATATCCATAAGATGCAAAAGTAAAGTAAGTTATAGTATCACAAGAAGggtaacaataaaaaaataaattatctttagattttttttctgaaagtaGAAAATATGTCAATGATAGCAGAAAttgaaggatgcatctacactgcagaattaatgcgctTTACTGTGGTGTAATGCCATAAAAtcgtagttttacaatgtctttaggcttttgtgccaaagaatgctggcacTTTCCCAAGCTAAAAACCCCAAaatttgcattgagccatggcagttgaaatggtgtcaaactgcattaattctatagtctgGATTCACCCAAAGAAAAGTGATAGATCCCCATTTCTAATAGGTTTCTCTGCTACTTGTTATTAACTGCTCTTTTGACTTCTTAGCTATCAACACACCTATCTCTGTCACCATTGGTGCAAAGGACAATGTGAGAATCCAAGGAGAACCTTTCAACATCTCCTGCAACGTTAGTTACCCTTCCTTCGGTTATCAAATTCGATGGGACTATCCTTCCACTGCAAATGTGAGTTATCTTCCTTGGTCCTGAATAGGCTGTATTGTTCATTTGCTCTTTCTGTTTTGGATGGAAGAGATGGAGGATTGGGCCACACTCACTAAATCATAGAAGGTTTCACTTCTATTCTTCTAGACTCTAGTCTTGGAGGTCTAATTCTCCTGAAGACAAATTCATAACTGTATGtattttcttatattttctgcCATTTGTAAGCTATCTTAACTCCCAGTTTATGCCCACCTtggagaaaaggtgggatataaatacattatatacttgagtataagttgagtttttcagccctttttagggctgggaaaaaaacaaaaccctcggcttatagtcaagtgagggtcctggctggcttatatttgggtcgacctatactcgagtataaaggtaatcagagttggggcagtcttatcttaaattacatttttaatattcaaaatattaaatatttgaaaacatttaatCTAGTGATGCCtaacttaatgtaattttattgctatctattttttattttcatttttgaaatttaccagtagttgctgcatttccaacccttgtcttatacttgaatcaacacactttcccagttttttgtggtaaaattaggtgcctcagcttatattcgggttggcttatacttgagtatatatggtaagtgatGAATTGatacctttttaaaatgaaaccaaACTCACCATTCTATTCACACCATGTTCCAAGTAAATTCATTGCATTGCACATTAATTTGGTTCAGCCTTGAAGTTGTGCTCCCACAGTGAATCTCATCCATATCTAAGAGGTTTCCACTCAAGAGACAAATAACAAGAAGCAATTGTAGGAGGTGCGATTGTTTTCTCcttcttttaatttgttttccagGTGGTTTCAATCTCAGCCTGTATAACTAGCTAGCAAAGCAGGCAGGTACTATTTTTTAATTATTGAATTTGTACCTCACCTTTCTCTAGGGATGGGATCCATTTAAGACGTTATAgtgattttcattttcaaaactcCTAAAACATGTTaccttttaaaaactaaaaaaccCCATTTGGGTTGAATGTTAAGACAATGACAAAATTATAGCATAGTAATATTTCATTAAAATCACAAGATCTGGAAGGGTAAGTTCATATTTTGTTATCATGATCTAGAAAGTGGCAAACTAGAAAGTGaaccttatacacacacacatatgcagacaTACATACTGCTTAAGACTTGGGCATTATAACCCTTTGAATAAACTTAAAGCGTCTTCCAAGGTTCCAGATGAGTCAATATGGTATGGGAAGAATTAAGTAAGGGTGGACACTGGACAGTTAAAACAATGGAGTTGGTTCCAGATATGGTATGTCATTTTTAACTTTCTTGATCCCAGGTGAGTTTGGAGTCTCGTGAAAGTTTTGATGATTCTAGTGAGAGCTACAACACACAACATATTCTATCCATCCCAGCAGTACAATTGAATGACAGTGGAAAATATACATGTTTCGCAAGTACTAATGCCAGAGTTAGCAATTCCTCAGCAAACCTGAAAGTGATAGGTAAGTCTTTCTAAATGTCTTTTTCTCTATACAGGTTCTCTCTAACAGGAAATCAAATCAGAATGTATAGTGGGGTGTTAATAGGGAACCATCATTAGTCACTACAAGTAATCTTTTAAATGAATAGGAGGAATAACATACAAAGATTTGATTGGTCTTGAGAAGATCATCTATGGGATTTTTTCATACCCCTTCCCTTTCTATTAGGGAATATAGGATAAGAGTAGCAATCATGTATTTCTCAGCCTGTGCAACATGTATAAAATAAGCAGCAGCAAATGTTTGTGAATGAACTGAGGAAAAGAAACATGCAACCACTCCTGTACTTAGAAATTATATTTTCCTTTAAATATAATTAATGAGTttgtcctccacatttgctgggattagagTCACAGAACCCCcgcaaaagtgaaaaactgccaaaaaagttggggtttttaaaaaatctttatagGAATTTCTAGATACTCCAGCATGgctgtatggtcaacttccatttgAAGCTAAACACAGAATTTCATttaaagattcctaaagaggtgttttatttttatttttttatttacaacatttataccccgcccttctcacccgaggggactcagggcggcatacaaaaattggcaaaatttaatgtccaaaatacaatcataaaaacaaaacaatataaacagatctattaataacattgttaaaacatatTATAAAAACCTTTCTAAGGTTTTCTTTCTAAGGTGTTCTTTCTAAGAATCTTTTGGTCCTggagcatgactctgtggtcggCTTCCACCCAAAGTTAACcaaagagttgcactggaggacctagagatttctagaaaggacATTTCAATCAAACCTAtagataatcaaatccacaaaagccaaACCAACAAACTGCTTGCATTTTTAAGACTGCAGTATATGTAGTGTTTTTGCTAATCCCCTTTCCCCCAGTTTTATCATGATAACTCATACATAGTTTGTCAGCCAACAAATGCTCAATTCCCATATTCATTCTTATCCAAAATTTCTAAGAGTATGGTCCTCCAGCAGCAGCCTAATTCTCTACACATTCACTTTGTGGACCTCAAGAGAGACAAATCTTCCATTAATTAGTTCTCATATGCAGGAATGAagaatttaaaacatttcctCTCCTCTAGTGATATTATGAGAGTTTTTACTCATTTTTAAGATTATGTATTACATAAATGTTTATGCACACCCCCAACCTACCTTGAGGTTGTGCAAAAAATGAGTTTATGTAAGACAATGTGCATTTCCACAGATGACATTATTGCTATTTTGTGCAAAAATCTAGTCTTTTAGCATGCAAATAAACTTATCAGAATTATTTATCTATATTAATAATAAGTGTGTTCAGCCTCTCTTGCTTGTAACAGGAAAAATATTAGTATCTATATGTCCTTAATCTCCTCCCAAATCAGGACTCGGCCACACTACTAAATTATAGTGCTATTGTTCCACTTAAATTACCATGcatccattctatggaatcctgagacttGTAATTTGGCAAAGACTGGAGCTAAAGTATGATTCAAATTTAACTGTCAGGGATCTATTCAAAGGGGACCATTGGACACATCCCtggcagttaaattggaatcATACTGCTATACATTTGTAGGTACCAAATCTCTTCCAGCTGTGCTCTATCCCCttccataaaaagaaaatattttaatctcTTCACTAtgcatatttcttttattttcagagAGAGGTTACATTCATTTGTCCACCATACAGAACAGAATACAGGAGCCAAGTCTGCATAAAACTCTGGAGTTACAGGTTATTACTGAGGCGTATCCTAGGCCTTCTATATATGGATGGAAACACATAAATCAATTAGGAAACCCCAGGATTTCCACATACATTGGCCAGATGAGTTCTGACAACAACCGGTAAGGAGATGCTACCTACACTTTCCTAAGGACCTTCCCAAGCAATAGCTTTAACACAAAGGACTTGGTTGAAGTTCAGATGATCTAGAAAGGGTGACTCCTTGAAAATGGTTGGTaacagagggtgcatctatactgtagaactaatgtagtctgacaccactttatgaAGTTTATTCAAGGTTTACCCAATGTaaaatgcattgcagtagtctcaCTGAGTGGGAAGTTGCCATAGACTACTGTGGTATACGGTGTATCTACACAGTATaactaatgcagtttcacaccactttgactgccatggctcagtggaaTCACATggcctgtagttttacaaggtctttagccatctctatccaaaagtgctggtgcctccccaaccTACAAtctcgtgattccatagcattgagatatgACAGTTAAAAAGGTGTCAGAATACATTGGTTCTTCATTGTAGATAAACCCAGAAAGTTGCCTCCATGCAATTTCATTGCAAATAATACCCCCACCACCCCATACTTACTTGCTGTGCTTGTTTTGCATTCTTCTCCTGGGGAACTTATAGCGAGGGCCAGCTATATCTTTAGGCAGAATGAAGCATTAGGCTGTGGAGCAGCATCTCCCAaacattggtcctccaggtgttttatgcttcccagaattcctgactgttggacAAGTCAGTTAGGGCTTATGATTGTtggttcaaaatacctggagcaacaatgttgagaatcactgctgttGGCCCTGGAAGTTGGTAGCAACTTCTGTCTAATGTGGGAGCTCAAGTCAGCAGACTACAATAATGTACTAAATTCCCCATCAGTTCAACCTTGGATGGTGCTCTCCCATTGCTATGATCTCAGATTTGTGGACTGATTGTAGATTCCCTTAATCTTGGTACATGGCAGTGCATTGTGTAACTCTGCCAGGGAGGCAGCTATTCAGCACCATGGAATTACTGCTTTCTTTCCTACTTTTGCATGGTATGTTTAAGAGAAATTATCACAATTGGCCTTGAAGGAAGCAAAATGACTCCATGTTTGAGATGGTATGTGGAAAGTATCTATAGGATGATGACTCCTGCACTGACTTTACTATAcatatttgttttctcttttagAAAGTACATCAACACACTAAGACTAAATTATATTAGTGAAAAACATTGTGGAATGTATACATTCTTTGCCAGTAATAATGCAACCACTGCACACATTACTTTCAACATCTCAGTAAAAGGTAAGTGTTTCCTTCACTCACATTCTTCCAACATTTGGGTTGACTTACAGAATTGATCATAGTTTTTGCAAAGGGATTCTCCACATGATGAAAGAGGTTGTTTCTCATAGTATGTGATTTTCCTCACCTATATAACTTGCATTTAGATTACATAGAAGGGAAATTGAAATCTCACTGTGAGAATGGAAATAGAGTAATTATAGGGAATATGAATTCCTTCTATAGGGTCTAGTTTGCTTCAAAGtttagaaaaaaaacattaaGAAACTCAATCCCAGCGAGATAATGTAGGATAATCCTGTTCTTTCTGTAAGCAAATGAGGTGCTGCAGAATCAAAGTGCCTGTAAAATATTTCTAATTGACTTCTTTCCCTCAGATGTGTCCAAGAAAGCCTTCAGGTTTATTTTCAAGATAACAAAGAGAAAGTACAATCTTTTGTTTTAACAGTAGAGAAAACACTAACTAAGAGGCATTGTGACTTTCTTAGAAGGGACCAAAACAATtcatacaataaaacatcaaccatGCTGTTATCTGGTTTAAGGAATGATCAGCCACACACATGTAGAATCCAAAGATCATAACCAAGGCATTGATATGTGAACTTGTTTTACATAGGAAAAATGCCATTCAACTTCATAATAAAATTTTGAATGTTGCTTATAAACAAATTTGAAATGAAGTGATTGTGTATATATGCTCATTGCACTTAATTGCTTTCCCCCACTTGTTTATTAGTCCCACCTCAAGCTATGCTGAAATTCAACAGCTCCAACAATCTTTGGTGTGAAGTCAGTGGTTATCCTGCTCCACATATTGAGTGGTATCAACTACCCCAGAATCATAGTACAGACAGGTGAGttcacagaacaacagcacagtcCTCTGGACTTGTAAAATAAGGCCTACAATTTACTTCTTACCAAGCCTGCATTTTTATTATAATCTATATGCAGTATGTTTATTATACCCATATAGAAGTTATAAACACATATATTTACATTGGCAATAATTCCTCTGGTTACCAAGAAATATCCTGCATAATTATGTTGGCGAATCAACATTAGATTATTGCTGAAATAATAGTTGTCAGATGGCTTGGTTTTGGGACATCCAGGTTTACATCCTCTTTGAGCTGTGTAACTGATTTGGACAATCTGGTGCCAACTGTTCTGTCTTAACTGAACCTATCTTAGAGTGCTGCTGTTGTGAGTAGAAAGTAGAGAATAAGAGAAAGACACATGATGacttatgacagtggttctcaacctggagtcccaagatgtttttggcctacaactccctgaaatcccagccagtttaccagctgttaggatttatcaTCTGCATGCTGGCTCAGAAGCTGAAGGGACACATTGCACCAAGGTGGATGGTGAACACTTTTTAGAATTGGGAGGTAATGATGGGATGGCAGAATCACAGGAAGAGGTAGGCCAGCAGTCCTTATCACACACCTGCCGTGTGATAGGAACTGTCACCAAAAGCGATAGTATAGCTGCAATGACATTTTGTttccctcatgtgataaagtccataatCTCACTTGGAGAAAATGTgggagaacaataaaacaagcaaccaaaaaaagggttgggaaaggattatttgatttgagagTGGAGAAGCATAGTTGATTTTTGAGCCTGGCGAACTTCCAGATTGGAATGTCTGGGGTAAATCATCAGCTATGTTGTTGCTGTTTGCTGTAGGCTTTCCCACCACACAGTATCTCGGGTTTTCTGTTTTCTTGTGAACTTAGAATCTTACAGTAGGTGACTAGCTCATTAATGAGCAATACACTTCAATGCTAGGAGACATCAGTTGCTACCAGTTCTTTTAAGGCGGAGAAGGAGAAGTTGGTCCTTCTGATTTCTAAGTAAAAGGCTGTGAAATGGTTGACTATCACAGCACATGTGGCCAGTCAAAGGAAGGGAATGAAATGAATTTCAAAGGGAACAATTGCTCAATCAAACACAGGAGATTCTACTAGCACATTAACATCTGTTGTCTTCTTCTGTTGTCTAACAGATGCTATCAAAGTGGTATGCTGTTCATTAATGACACTAACCCAGAAATCATCAGTGAAGTTCCCTTTAAAAGAGTGATGGTGAAAAGTGTTCTTCAAGTTAAAGAGACGCAAGGCAACACTTTATTTTGTTGCTTAGCCGTTAATAGCGCAGGAAATGCCTCTAGCATTGGATCTTTTGTTCATACGCTTGAAGGTAAGGTATATGTAAGCATTTCATTTGCAAAATGATGTGTTTCTTGTTTGGGAATTGCTCATTGAATCCTTAAGTGTGACTATATTTATACCAACAGAAAAGAAGGTTTCTGTTTGAGTAAACATATGTATAGACAAAATAGTTCTCCCTCATCTGATTTAATTGGACCCCTTTCATTATATATATTCCATTCATTAATAATCTGATCCATCTTTTctaatttatttctgttttccattGCTATATTTCTATCCAATAGTATTACAGTGCCTTCATTAAAACTACTGACATtataaggagagagaaaaaacaggaacGTCATCAATTTAAACCAGTTGTTAAGGGGGGAAATGAATTATAATCAAATAGTGGTTTACTTGGAACTCAGTGGCTTCACTTTACTTGGAACTCAGTGGCTTCAATGCATGAAATGAAAACCAGAATGAATAAGCTCCATTCAATAAAATTACACACGAAGTTGACAACCTGGGGCCATTTCAcaacttaattttttaaagaggAGAACATGTGTTATTGTTGGACTACAGAACACATCATCCCCAAGAGCCCCCCTATTGATTATGAATCAGGTCAACTGTTGTGTAAAACAG
Protein-coding sequences here:
- the csf1r gene encoding macrophage colony-stimulating factor 1 receptor, with amino-acid sequence MGPAVWMLLLGTISQGSASPSITPHHNPLIVAQGDPVSLLCSGNATIKWVGMEKKAKVEVYNNGTLHIPKASCKNMGNYQCVFDNSTDEEPASVYLIVRDPTTPWCLPKKNFEVIEGRDALLPCLITDPGFTSNVTLMKNEESIHSSRVSFKAQEGIRLRRVGMDDNGWYKCRALVQGQWVQSPKIGLIVKAINTPISVTIGAKDNVRIQGEPFNISCNVSYPSFGYQIRWDYPSTANVSLESRESFDDSSESYNTQHILSIPAVQLNDSGKYTCFASTNARVSNSSANLKVIERGYIHLSTIQNRIQEPSLHKTLELQVITEAYPRPSIYGWKHINQLGNPRISTYIGQMSSDNNRKYINTLRLNYISEKHCGMYTFFASNNATTAHITFNISVKVPPQAMLKFNSSNNLWCEVSGYPAPHIEWYQLPQNHSTDRCYQSGMLFINDTNPEIISEVPFKRVMVKSVLQVKETQGNTLFCCLAVNSAGNASSIGSFVHTLEVNTTTIAILSKPAVIAWAGVMAFLLLCIIILFYKYKQKPKYQVRWKIIEACEGNNYTFIDPTQLPYDEKWEFPRNNLQFGKILGAGAFGKVMEATAFGLGKEDSVLKVAVKMLKSTAHTDEQEALMSELKIMSHLGHHENIVNLLGACTHGVPVLVITEYCPYGDLLNFLRKKAECLIIQDLTVESSLDSTATDYKNVYIGKKYLQSDSGFGSQSVDSYLEMRSMIASGSVQVKVSEEETSDRQPLSLHDLLQFSNQVAQGMAFLASKNCIHRDLAARNVLVADGQVAKICDFGLARDIMNDANYVVKGNARLPVKWMAPESIFECVYTVQSDVWSYGILLWEIFSLGRSPYPGMKVNSKFYSLVKQGYHMGRPDFAPDDIYKIMTACWNLEPTRRPTFNQICTFLQKQLGAMKEQDYKNLPCNAEEEDSGCEPSSYCDESCDSGESEQLLLNSNNYQFC